One genomic segment of Chitinophagales bacterium includes these proteins:
- a CDS encoding transposase produces MYFFTATAKDWKNLFEDDEIKIILLQSMEWLVTNKKVQIHAFVIMPNHVHILWTHLDETYDIGASFKSFTASMIRKYLVKHNKLKLNLYISTQNDREYQFWKRRSKTIEMQNRIIAAQKVDYIHKNPLQEKWKLAALPEDYQYSSASFYLQDKSRFGFLTRYEDWI; encoded by the coding sequence ATGTATTTCTTTACAGCTACAGCGAAGGATTGGAAAAACCTTTTTGAAGATGACGAGATAAAAATTATACTTCTTCAATCTATGGAGTGGTTGGTGACAAATAAAAAAGTTCAAATACACGCCTTTGTTATTATGCCAAATCATGTTCATATTTTATGGACACATTTAGATGAAACGTATGATATTGGAGCGAGTTTCAAAAGTTTTACCGCTTCTATGATTAGAAAATATTTGGTTAAACACAACAAACTAAAATTAAATTTGTATATTTCTACTCAAAATGATAGAGAATATCAATTTTGGAAAAGACGTTCTAAAACTATAGAAATGCAAAACAGGATAATAGCAGCTCAAAAGGTAGATTATATACACAAAAACCCTTTGCAAGAAAAGTGGAAGTTGGCAGCATTGCCAGAAGATTACCAATATTCTTCTGCTAGTTTTTATTTACAAGATAAGTCCAGGTTTGGCTTTTTAACAAGATATGAAGATTGGATTTGA
- a CDS encoding RNA methyltransferase — MSKKIANADLDRLNKEEFKKAEKTPMIVILDNIRSLNNIGSVFRTADAFLIEKIYLCGITATPPHRDIRKTALGATETVEWEYVKETVDLVEKLKKENTAVYAIEQVENAIMLNNFKPKNKEKIAVVFGNEIDGVQQEVVNTCTGSIEIPQLGTKHSLNISVSAGIVLWDLFVKFKVF, encoded by the coding sequence ATGAGTAAGAAAATAGCTAATGCCGACCTTGACCGATTAAATAAAGAAGAATTTAAAAAAGCCGAAAAGACACCTATGATTGTTATTTTAGATAACATAAGGAGTTTAAATAATATAGGTTCTGTATTTAGAACGGCAGATGCTTTTTTGATAGAGAAAATTTATTTGTGTGGTATTACGGCTACGCCACCTCACAGAGATATAAGAAAAACGGCTTTGGGTGCTACGGAAACTGTAGAATGGGAATATGTAAAAGAAACTGTAGATTTAGTAGAGAAACTTAAAAAAGAGAATACGGCTGTTTATGCCATAGAGCAAGTAGAAAATGCTATAATGCTCAATAATTTTAAACCCAAAAATAAAGAAAAAATAGCAGTAGTTTTTGGCAATGAAATAGATGGTGTGCAGCAGGAAGTGGTTAATACTTGCACCGGAAGTATTGAAATACCACAACTGGGCACAAAACATAGTTTAAATATATCGGTAAGTGCAGGAATAGTGCTTTGGGATTTGTTTGTTAAATTCAAAGTATTTTAG
- the mutS gene encoding DNA mismatch repair protein MutS produces the protein MSTKAKQQTPLMKQYYAIKTKHKDAILLFRVGDFYETFGEDAVNTSKILGIVLTKRHNGSASEIELAGFPYHSLDSYLPKLVKAGYRVAICDQLEKPSKEKKVVKRGVTELITPGVALNDNILDTAKNNFLASVYFGKEICGVAFIDISTGEFYVAEGSLAYIDKLLQSFQPSEVLYAKKQENEYLEHFAKQYYSYRLESWIYTEDYTTEIIQKQFEINTLKGFGIENSPEIILASGAALQYFSENHLEDVKQLNSISRLTANSHVWMDKFSIKNLELVYSPHPDAKTLSDVIDYTASPMGARLIKKWILMPLVNKHKITERLDIVSFFKDNENIANNIKQELKNIGDIERLISKVPSGKINPREVVQLKKALKAIQPIKDVLLNSKIEALSKYGEQLNPCSTLIEKLENEIEPEAPVNLHKAPTFKAGINDKLDELRNIKNKGKDYLLEIQQRETEKTGISSLKIGFNNVFGYYLEVRHTHKDKVPEDWIRKQTLTAAERYITPELKEYEDKILGAEEKIEVLEADLFAQLVAYLRDYIQAIQMNGHVLAQIDCLINFAYLAEKHNYVRPNINEDLIIDIKDGRHPVIENQLPVEESYVPNDVYLDNESQQIIMITGPNMSGKSAVLRQTALIVLMAQMGSFVPAKNATIGIVDKIFTRVGASDNISSGESTFMVEMNETSNIVNNISNRSLILLDEIGRGTSTYDGISIAWSIAEYLHNHPKYKAKTLFATHYHELNELAEKYERIKNYNISTKEVNNKVIFLRKLVPGGSKHSFGIHVAKMAGMATEIVNRANEILKQLEQKHIDTDIAEKVKHIPANMQLSFFDTTDEEAQKLKKQVQELDINTLTPVEALMKLNELKNGLS, from the coding sequence ATGAGTACAAAAGCAAAACAACAAACTCCTTTAATGAAGCAATATTATGCTATTAAAACTAAGCATAAAGATGCTATTTTGCTATTTAGAGTTGGCGATTTTTACGAAACTTTTGGAGAAGATGCTGTAAATACCTCTAAAATATTAGGTATTGTACTTACCAAACGCCACAATGGCTCCGCTTCTGAAATTGAGCTGGCGGGTTTCCCTTATCATAGTTTAGATAGTTATTTGCCCAAATTAGTAAAAGCTGGCTACAGAGTGGCAATTTGCGACCAACTTGAAAAACCATCTAAAGAGAAAAAAGTGGTTAAGCGTGGCGTTACGGAATTAATAACTCCGGGTGTGGCTCTAAACGATAATATTTTAGATACAGCTAAAAACAATTTTTTAGCCTCCGTATATTTTGGTAAAGAAATTTGTGGTGTAGCTTTTATAGATATTTCTACAGGAGAATTTTATGTGGCAGAAGGAAGTTTAGCATACATAGATAAATTGCTTCAAAGTTTTCAGCCGTCAGAAGTTTTGTACGCTAAAAAGCAAGAAAATGAATATTTAGAACATTTTGCAAAACAATATTATAGCTACCGATTAGAAAGTTGGATTTATACCGAAGATTATACTACTGAAATTATCCAAAAACAATTTGAAATAAATACTTTAAAAGGTTTTGGTATTGAAAATTCTCCCGAAATTATATTGGCATCGGGAGCAGCCTTGCAATATTTTAGCGAAAACCATTTAGAAGATGTTAAACAACTTAACTCCATTTCAAGATTAACGGCAAATAGCCATGTTTGGATGGACAAGTTCAGCATTAAAAATTTGGAGTTAGTTTATAGTCCGCATCCCGATGCTAAAACATTAAGCGATGTAATAGATTACACGGCAAGTCCAATGGGTGCACGACTGATTAAAAAATGGATTTTAATGCCTTTAGTAAATAAACACAAAATTACCGAAAGGCTTGATATTGTGTCTTTTTTTAAGGATAATGAAAACATAGCCAATAATATAAAGCAAGAGCTAAAAAACATAGGAGATATTGAAAGGTTAATATCTAAAGTTCCTTCGGGTAAAATAAACCCAAGAGAAGTTGTGCAACTTAAAAAAGCATTAAAAGCTATTCAACCTATTAAAGATGTTTTGTTAAATAGCAAAATAGAAGCCCTAAGTAAATATGGAGAACAGCTTAACCCCTGCTCTACCCTTATAGAAAAACTTGAAAACGAAATAGAACCTGAAGCTCCGGTAAATTTACACAAAGCTCCTACTTTTAAAGCAGGCATAAACGACAAACTTGATGAGCTTAGAAATATTAAAAACAAAGGCAAAGATTATTTATTAGAAATACAACAACGAGAAACTGAAAAAACAGGAATAAGCTCGCTAAAAATAGGCTTTAATAATGTTTTTGGTTATTATTTAGAGGTTCGCCATACACATAAAGATAAAGTTCCCGAAGACTGGATAAGAAAACAAACACTTACTGCTGCCGAGCGTTATATAACGCCCGAGCTGAAAGAATATGAAGATAAAATATTGGGAGCAGAGGAAAAAATAGAAGTATTAGAAGCAGATTTATTTGCCCAATTAGTAGCTTATTTAAGAGATTATATTCAAGCCATACAAATGAATGGTCATGTTTTAGCTCAAATAGATTGCTTAATTAATTTTGCTTATTTAGCCGAAAAACATAATTACGTTCGTCCTAATATTAATGAAGATTTAATAATAGACATAAAAGACGGCAGACATCCTGTAATAGAAAATCAACTACCCGTAGAGGAAAGTTATGTACCCAATGACGTTTATTTAGATAATGAAAGTCAGCAGATAATAATGATTACAGGACCCAATATGAGTGGTAAAAGTGCAGTACTACGCCAAACGGCATTAATAGTACTTATGGCTCAAATGGGAAGTTTTGTGCCTGCTAAAAATGCTACAATCGGCATAGTAGATAAAATTTTTACCCGAGTAGGTGCCAGCGATAATATAAGCAGTGGCGAAAGTACTTTTATGGTAGAAATGAATGAAACTTCTAACATTGTAAACAATATAAGCAACAGAAGTTTAATACTGCTTGACGAAATAGGAAGAGGCACCAGCACTTATGATGGTATTTCCATAGCTTGGAGTATTGCCGAATACCTGCACAATCATCCAAAATATAAAGCCAAAACTTTATTTGCTACACATTACCATGAGCTAAATGAACTGGCAGAAAAATATGAAAGGATAAAAAACTACAATATCTCTACAAAAGAAGTCAATAACAAAGTTATTTTTCTTCGCAAACTTGTTCCCGGTGGTTCAAAACACAGTTTTGGTATTCATGTGGCTAAAATGGCAGGCATGGCTACAGAAATAGTAAACCGGGCTAATGAAATATTAAAACAATTAGAACAAAAGCATATTGATACGGATATTGCGGAAAAAGTAAAACACATACCTGCCAATATGCAACTCAGTTTTTTTGACACCACAGATGAGGAAGCTCAAAAATTGAAAAAACAAGTTCAAGAGTTGGACATTAACACCCTTACTCCGGTAGAAGCATTAATGAAATTAAATGAGTTAAAAAACGGATTAAGTTAA
- the sucC gene encoding ADP-forming succinate--CoA ligase subunit beta: MNLHEYQAKELMKQHGVKIQEGIMAESVDGAVAAAKKLTEQTGTQWHVIKAQVHAGGRGKAGGVKLAKNLDEVKEKAGEILGMTIKNRQTGPQGKLVRKILVAQDVYYPGESEPKEFYVSILLDRGTGRNVFIYSTEGGMDIEAVAEETPHLVHKEFIDPLVGLQGYQLRKMAFNLGLEGQAFKEMTKFLKGIYDTYTKSDASLVEINPCLKTSDNQVIAVDGKISIDGNALYRHKDIAEMRDILEEDPAEVEAGNAGLNYVQLDGNVGCMVNGAGLAMATMDMIKLNGGEPANFLDVGGTADAERVEKAIRIILEDKKVKAILINIFGGIVRCDRVAQGVVDAYKSIGEIPVPLIVRLQGTNAAEAKELIDKSGLKVTSVILLKEAAEAVAKVVA, from the coding sequence ATGAATCTACACGAATATCAAGCTAAAGAATTAATGAAACAACACGGTGTTAAAATTCAAGAAGGAATTATGGCAGAGAGTGTTGACGGTGCAGTAGCTGCTGCAAAAAAATTAACCGAACAAACGGGCACACAATGGCACGTTATAAAAGCACAGGTACATGCAGGAGGTAGAGGAAAAGCAGGTGGAGTAAAGCTGGCAAAAAACTTAGATGAAGTAAAAGAAAAAGCTGGCGAAATTTTAGGAATGACGATAAAAAATCGTCAAACAGGACCGCAAGGCAAATTAGTAAGAAAAATATTAGTAGCTCAAGATGTTTATTATCCTGGAGAGAGTGAACCAAAAGAATTTTATGTTTCTATATTGTTAGACCGAGGAACAGGCAGAAATGTTTTTATATACTCTACAGAAGGAGGTATGGATATAGAAGCTGTAGCAGAAGAAACGCCACATTTAGTACACAAAGAATTTATAGACCCATTAGTAGGACTACAAGGATACCAGCTAAGAAAAATGGCTTTTAATTTAGGCTTAGAAGGTCAAGCTTTTAAAGAAATGACTAAATTTTTAAAAGGAATATACGATACTTATACAAAAAGTGATGCCAGCTTAGTAGAGATTAATCCTTGTTTAAAAACTTCTGACAATCAAGTAATTGCTGTAGATGGCAAAATATCTATAGATGGCAATGCATTATACAGACATAAAGATATAGCTGAAATGCGTGATATTTTAGAAGAAGACCCTGCTGAAGTAGAAGCGGGCAATGCAGGATTAAATTATGTACAGTTAGACGGAAATGTGGGTTGTATGGTAAACGGTGCTGGCTTAGCTATGGCTACCATGGATATGATAAAATTAAATGGCGGAGAGCCTGCCAACTTTTTAGACGTAGGCGGCACGGCAGATGCCGAACGTGTAGAAAAAGCTATAAGAATTATATTAGAAGATAAAAAAGTAAAAGCTATTTTAATTAATATTTTTGGTGGTATAGTGCGTTGCGACAGAGTGGCACAAGGAGTGGTAGATGCATATAAATCTATAGGCGAAATACCCGTACCGTTAATAGTAAGGCTACAAGGAACAAATGCTGCTGAAGCCAAAGAATTAATAGATAAAAGTGGTTTAAAAGTTACATCGGTTATTTTACTTAAAGAAGCTGCCGAAGCTGTAGCTAAGGTGGTAGCGTAA
- a CDS encoding nucleotide-binding protein has translation MIGDYLISREFKMVMSQNGYYEWWQSIYEQIKESRRYFSLGMNHNRGDNINTLAVVLNESHEREKIEDLVTLIISSFIENKKTNENFSDIIEAMTVAEFSETAISKVKKAFDKHKSLNLPEKVITKSTSSKNTSNSKSNKKDVFIVHGHNEELKEKVARTIEKLKLRPVILHEQSNEGKTIIEKFEKHSNVNFAVILLTYDDYGNVKSETNHNKRARQNVILELGYFIAKIGRENVMPLYEQGVELPSDISGVLYTLIDDTENWKFLLVKELKSAGFKVDANDII, from the coding sequence ATGATTGGAGACTATTTGATTTCAAGAGAATTCAAAATGGTTATGTCTCAAAATGGATATTATGAATGGTGGCAGAGTATTTACGAACAGATTAAAGAAAGTAGAAGATATTTTTCACTTGGAATGAACCATAACAGAGGTGATAACATTAACACTTTAGCTGTTGTTTTAAATGAGAGCCACGAAAGAGAAAAAATCGAAGACCTTGTCACATTAATAATTAGTTCGTTTATTGAGAATAAAAAGACAAACGAAAACTTTTCAGACATTATAGAGGCTATGACTGTTGCTGAATTCTCGGAAACTGCGATTAGCAAAGTAAAAAAAGCTTTTGACAAACATAAAAGTTTGAATTTACCTGAAAAGGTTATTACTAAATCAACTTCTTCAAAAAACACTTCAAATTCAAAAAGTAATAAGAAAGATGTTTTTATAGTTCACGGACACAATGAAGAACTAAAAGAAAAAGTTGCGAGAACGATTGAAAAATTAAAATTGCGACCTGTAATTCTTCACGAACAAAGTAATGAAGGGAAAACTATAATTGAAAAATTTGAAAAGCACTCAAATGTAAATTTTGCAGTCATACTTTTGACTTATGACGATTATGGAAATGTAAAATCTGAAACCAATCACAATAAAAGAGCGAGACAAAATGTAATACTTGAGTTAGGTTATTTCATTGCTAAAATCGGAAGAGAAAATGTTATGCCTCTTTATGAGCAAGGAGTTGAACTTCCAAGTGATATTTCAGGAGTTCTTTACACTTTAATTGATGATACTGAAAATTGGAAATTTCTACTTGTAAAAGAATTAAAATCTGCTGGATTTAAAGTAGATGCAAACGATATAATTTAA
- a CDS encoding DUF1016 domain-containing protein translates to MNMGLSSEQFDFINDIKRKVREAQYTALKAVNVELIRLYWEIGKSIAEKQAQSWGKAVVPTLSTELQREFPGVGGFSTTNLWLMAQFYDEYHTDENLQPLVGEISWTKHILILNKCKDSKERQFYILSTKKFGWTKNILIHQIENKTYEKYLLNQTNFDHTLSENVKNQAVLAVKDEYTFDFLELADKHSERELENALVQNIRNFLLEMGNQFSFIGNQFKIEVDNKEYFIDLLLYHRQLQCLVAVELKIGEFLPEYKGKMEFYLTLLNEKVKLPTEKDSIGIIICKEKNRTIVEYSLKTSKQPIGVATYNTSTLLPKDYQKLLPNEKAISDKLNKYFQ, encoded by the coding sequence ATGAATATGGGATTATCATCAGAACAATTTGACTTTATCAACGACATTAAACGGAAAGTTAGAGAAGCACAATACACGGCTTTAAAGGCAGTTAATGTGGAATTGATTCGTTTGTATTGGGAAATTGGAAAATCTATTGCCGAAAAACAAGCACAAAGTTGGGGGAAAGCAGTTGTTCCTACTCTTTCTACAGAATTACAACGAGAATTTCCGGGTGTTGGTGGTTTTTCAACAACAAACCTTTGGTTAATGGCTCAATTTTATGATGAATACCATACTGACGAAAATCTCCAACCATTGGTTGGAGAAATTAGTTGGACAAAGCACATACTCATTTTAAACAAGTGCAAAGACAGTAAAGAACGTCAATTTTACATACTTTCTACCAAAAAATTCGGTTGGACAAAAAACATTTTAATTCATCAAATTGAAAATAAAACTTACGAAAAATACTTACTCAATCAAACCAATTTTGACCATACTTTATCCGAAAATGTTAAAAATCAAGCTGTTTTAGCGGTAAAAGACGAATACACATTTGACTTTTTAGAACTTGCAGACAAACATTCAGAAAGAGAATTAGAAAATGCTTTAGTGCAAAACATTCGGAATTTTTTACTTGAAATGGGAAATCAGTTCTCGTTTATCGGTAATCAATTCAAGATAGAAGTAGATAACAAAGAATATTTCATTGATTTGCTTTTGTACCACAGACAACTGCAATGTTTGGTTGCCGTAGAATTGAAAATTGGAGAATTTTTACCTGAATACAAAGGCAAAATGGAGTTTTATCTTACGTTGCTGAACGAAAAAGTAAAACTGCCAACTGAAAAGGACAGCATCGGAATTATTATCTGTAAAGAAAAAAACAGAACGATTGTTGAATATTCATTAAAAACAAGTAAACAACCCATTGGAGTAGCAACTTACAACACATCAACATTATTACCGAAAGACTATCAAAAATTATTACCAAACGAAAAAGCTATTTCTGACAAGTTGAACAAGTATTTCCAATAA
- a CDS encoding PorT family protein produces the protein MHKGKIKIFTFILFGVFLGIFQNVLAQEKAFHIGLAGVFSNNWILNQNNFGTLDGFNNNFAKRSELDYALTFGGGAGIDVGYNISNRHGIQSGVYILKQGQRYKDEIGQENYTTTPTSIDYIEVKRNVKLNYAKIPVLYKFELVPKRRSIKNVVNYYMSIGPEIGFLFGVYEKVQIADSNIQNNLSGVRESEKFRKFDAGLSLNNGVQIHLNKNVYFNTGLHLYFGLLDINGKTIKDLEYFSKNDVKYKPSHNFNASINVGIHYLFVSKGYY, from the coding sequence ATGCACAAAGGTAAAATTAAGATATTTACTTTCATATTGTTTGGAGTATTTTTAGGGATATTTCAAAATGTTTTAGCTCAAGAAAAGGCTTTTCATATAGGATTAGCAGGTGTTTTTTCAAATAATTGGATACTCAACCAAAATAACTTCGGCACTTTAGATGGTTTTAATAACAATTTTGCTAAACGTTCAGAATTAGATTATGCTTTAACTTTTGGAGGTGGGGCAGGTATAGATGTGGGATATAATATATCTAACCGACACGGTATTCAAAGTGGTGTGTACATTTTAAAACAAGGACAAAGATATAAAGATGAAATAGGGCAGGAGAACTATACTACTACGCCTACTTCTATAGATTATATTGAAGTGAAAAGGAATGTGAAATTAAACTATGCCAAAATTCCAGTTTTGTATAAGTTTGAGTTAGTTCCTAAAAGAAGGTCAATAAAAAACGTGGTTAATTATTATATGAGCATAGGGCCTGAAATAGGTTTTTTGTTTGGTGTATATGAAAAAGTTCAAATTGCAGATTCTAATATTCAGAACAATTTAAGTGGAGTAAGAGAAAGTGAAAAGTTTAGAAAGTTTGATGCCGGATTAAGTTTAAACAATGGTGTACAAATACACTTAAATAAAAATGTATATTTTAATACAGGCTTACATCTGTACTTCGGTTTGTTAGATATTAATGGTAAAACAATAAAAGATTTAGAATACTTTAGTAAAAACGATGTAAAATATAAACCCTCACACAATTTTAATGCAAGTATTAATGTAGGAATACATTACTTATTTGTAAGTAAAGGGTATTATTAA
- a CDS encoding class I SAM-dependent methyltransferase has product MNISFKIHSIFSFITYYFNSKTKYKIHSPFVYNFITEILESNIQNFNSAKLINFYKKHYKTINYSKNEGAGSSILKKVNEPIDGFISKVGIPEKYGKILMLLAQEYNNKSILELGTSLGLSTSYLLNSNNKIISIEGNKDIYTITKNAFEQLNFNNAHLINSTFENELQTVLQNNNDIVLFFIDGNHTKKATINYFNTILPFIKENSIVILDDIYWNKEMTEAWHEIRTNKTVKLSIDLYRIGILFFRKEQKEQEHFTLWH; this is encoded by the coding sequence GTGAATATCAGTTTCAAAATTCATAGCATTTTTAGTTTTATAACTTACTATTTCAATTCTAAAACCAAATACAAAATACACTCTCCTTTTGTATATAATTTTATAACTGAAATCTTAGAATCTAATATTCAAAATTTTAATAGTGCAAAATTAATTAATTTTTACAAAAAGCATTATAAAACTATAAACTACTCTAAAAATGAAGGGGCAGGTTCAAGTATTTTAAAAAAAGTAAACGAACCTATTGACGGTTTTATTAGCAAAGTAGGCATACCTGAAAAATACGGGAAAATACTGATGCTGTTAGCTCAGGAATATAACAATAAATCTATTTTAGAATTAGGCACATCTTTGGGATTGAGTACCAGCTACCTTTTAAACTCTAACAATAAAATTATAAGTATAGAAGGCAATAAAGATATTTATACAATAACAAAAAATGCTTTTGAGCAACTCAATTTTAATAATGCACATTTGATTAATAGCACATTTGAAAATGAACTACAAACTGTACTACAAAACAACAATGATATAGTTTTATTTTTTATAGACGGCAATCACACAAAAAAAGCAACAATCAACTATTTTAACACCATACTTCCTTTTATTAAAGAAAATAGCATTGTAATTTTAGACGATATTTATTGGAATAAAGAAATGACGGAAGCTTGGCACGAAATTAGAACCAACAAAACCGTAAAACTAAGTATAGATTTATATAGAATAGGTATTTTATTTTTTAGAAAAGAACAAAAAGAACAAGAGCATTTTACATTATGGCATTAA
- a CDS encoding orotate phosphoribosyltransferase, with protein sequence MANKVAEYLLDIKAIRLNPANLFTWASGIQSPIYCDNRISLAYPEVRSFLKDSFSVLVKDKFKDIDVIAGVATAGIAHGALLADNLEKPFCYVRSSPKSHGTKSLIEGKISKGDRVVVVEDLFSTGGSTVKAIHALKEEGAEVVGAVAIFNYGFKKVDKAFAEVGVPFYTLSNFEHLLSVLRKNEQFAEDELAFMQQWYKGMS encoded by the coding sequence ATTGCCAACAAAGTTGCCGAATATTTATTAGATATAAAAGCTATACGCCTAAATCCTGCAAATTTATTTACTTGGGCCAGCGGTATTCAGTCGCCTATATATTGCGATAATAGAATTTCCTTAGCTTATCCGGAAGTGCGAAGTTTTTTAAAAGATAGTTTTTCTGTTTTGGTAAAAGATAAATTTAAAGATATAGATGTAATAGCCGGAGTGGCTACTGCGGGAATAGCTCATGGAGCTTTGCTGGCAGATAATTTAGAAAAGCCTTTTTGCTATGTGCGTTCTTCGCCTAAAAGTCACGGCACTAAAAGTTTAATAGAAGGTAAAATAAGCAAAGGCGATAGAGTAGTGGTGGTAGAAGATTTATTTTCTACAGGAGGAAGCACGGTTAAAGCTATACACGCTTTAAAAGAAGAAGGTGCTGAAGTGGTAGGAGCTGTGGCTATTTTTAACTACGGTTTTAAAAAAGTGGATAAAGCCTTTGCTGAAGTGGGCGTTCCGTTTTATACGCTTTCAAATTTTGAACATTTACTTTCTGTACTAAGAAAAAATGAGCAGTTTGCTGAAGATGAATTAGCTTTTATGCAACAATGGTATAAAGGAATGAGTTAG
- a CDS encoding NUDIX domain-containing protein: MKQSYKIFINDVVVILAEVKEEFDLPKIKGRMVVYNVNKTDLLEKIITSIEIGSIKTNVLLITKDLTWLKNNFFSSFKIIIAGGGLVINNKNQYLLMHRKGKWDLPKGKIEKNEDIVAGAIREVEEETNVKIKLVKNKIGLTYHTYNLGNKWILKETHWFYMLGDEKSKLVPQKEEGIDEVIWCSEKEAKLNLKNSYPSIKDVFKFDK; this comes from the coding sequence ATGAAACAAAGCTATAAAATTTTTATTAACGATGTAGTTGTAATTTTGGCTGAAGTTAAAGAAGAATTTGACTTACCTAAAATAAAAGGTAGAATGGTGGTTTACAATGTAAATAAAACCGATTTACTTGAAAAAATAATTACTTCTATTGAAATAGGAAGTATAAAAACCAATGTACTTTTAATAACAAAAGACTTAACTTGGCTTAAAAATAACTTTTTTAGCTCTTTTAAAATAATAATAGCAGGCGGAGGATTGGTTATAAACAATAAAAACCAATATTTGCTTATGCACAGAAAAGGCAAATGGGATTTACCTAAAGGCAAAATTGAAAAAAATGAAGATATTGTAGCCGGTGCCATAAGAGAAGTGGAAGAAGAAACTAACGTTAAAATAAAACTTGTAAAAAATAAAATTGGTTTAACCTACCATACCTATAACTTAGGCAATAAGTGGATTTTAAAAGAAACGCACTGGTTTTATATGTTAGGTGATGAAAAAAGCAAATTAGTGCCACAAAAAGAAGAAGGCATAGACGAAGTAATATGGTGCAGTGAAAAAGAAGCTAAATTAAATTTAAAAAATTCTTACCCTTCAATTAAAGATGTATTCAAATTTGATAAATAA